The genomic region ATGTCATTCAGCCcccggtaatcaatgcaagggcGCAAGGAACCATcctttttcttcacaaagaagaaccccgcccctgCTGGAGAGGAAGAAGGACGAATTACACCGGCTGCCAGAGACTCAGAAAGATACTTCTCCATGGCCGCCCGTTCAGGAGCAGACAAGGAAAATAACCGTCCCTTCGGCGGAGAAGTGCCAGGAAGGAGATTGATGGCACAATCATAGGGACGGTGTGGAGGAAGAGATGCGGCCCGGGAGTGACTGAAAACCGCCCGCAAATCATGGTAGACCTCAGGAACCCCAGAGAGATCAACAGGCTCCTCCTGCAACACAGGAAAAGAAGAGACAGAAGACAAGGCAGATACAAGACAATGGGCATGACAATAAGGACTCCATGATAAGATGGTGTTTTCAGACCAGTTAATGTGTGGATTGTGAGTGGTTAACCAGGAATGACCCAAGACTACCGGAGTAAGGGGTGAGTGAGTGACAAAGAAAACGATTTCTTCTCTGTGATTACCAGATGTAATAACTTGTAATGGAACTGTGGTCTGGGAAATGGTGGGGAGTTCTCTGCCATCTAAAGCGTGAGCAGTGAGGACAGGAGAGAGAGATTGAAAAGAAATGCCCTTCCTCAAAGCCCaagaaaaatcaataaaattCCCTTCGGCCCCGGAATCAATGAGGGCAGAGAGTTGATGAACAACACCTTTATATGTGACAGAGACTGGAAGCATAGAGCGGGAACCAGTAGATGGGGTGGTGGAAGTAGCGCTCGTCAGTACCCCCTTGTTTACTGACGAGCGTTGGCTTTTGTCGGACAGGAAGAAGCAAAATGTCCCGGTCGGCCACAGTAGAGACATAATCCTTTGGACAGACGTTTCTGTTTCTCCTCAGCAGATAACCGGTACCTGCCCAACTGCATAGGTTCCGGAGCAGATGAGTGGACTGGAGTATCAGAAACTGAAAAAGCAGACACAGAGTCAAGCAAAGACAAGGATGTAGAAGCCCGAGCTCTCCGACGAAGATCCCGTCGATTATCCAAACGAACCGCCAGATCAACAAGTTCATCAAGATGTTCAGGAAGATCATGAGCATACATCTCATCCCTTATCTCATCCTCCAGCCCCTCCGTGAACCTGGCCGCCAGAGCGGTGTCATTCCACTCACTTGATGCAGCAAGAGTACGAAATTCGATGGCGAAGTCAGCTACTGAACGTCTCCCCTGACGAAGTGCTGCCAGCAACCTTGATGCCTCCTTACCGAGTGCTGAGCGGTCGAATATCTTGACAAACTCAGCTTTAAAGCTGGAAAACTCCATACAACATGCCGCCTTTGCTGCCCAAACAGAAGTGGCCCACTCCCGAGCTCGACCGGCAAGGAGAGAGATGACAAATGCTACTTTGGCTGAATCTGAGGCATAAGTGAGGGGTTGCAGAGAGAAAATCACCTCACATTGAATAATGAATGCACGACATACTGTGGGCTCACCGGAGTAAATAGGAGGGTTGTTGATGCGTGGTTCAGGGGTGACTGAAGAATGTCCAGTGGCCGGCGTCACAAGAGTACGTTCAGTCTCCATTCGGCGCACAGCTTCGGTAAGCTCGGTGACTTGGCTGGCTAATGAGTCCACAGCATGACTAGCAGCCGCCAGCTCCCCTTGATGCTGTCCGAGCAGCGCACCCTGTGCTTCCAAAGCCGAGCGTAACTGCGATTGATCTGCTGGATCCATCCTGGTCAGTGTGTACTGTTAGGGGTGCTGGGACGAAACAGGGACCCAAGCGCAGATTAGCAGTTAGCTTAGTTTATTGACCCAACAGTAAggcaaaacaacacaaaataacAGGCAGCCGAGCTGCCAGGTAAAGGGCTGAGCCGAGGCGAAATCCAAGGAGCAGTCAGGATATAAGCCAGGAGACCGTTCAGCAATGCAACAATCCCTAAGGAAAGTTGGTAAGGAAGATGGGCCAGGCAGGGGTCGAAACCAGAGGGAAACCACAGTCCCAGGAGCACAGCCCAGGTAACAGTCCAAAACAGAAGCAGAAAATCATTTAACATGTAACTGATCCAACACAGGTCTGCATACAGGAACTGGgcaaaacaaagaagaaaaaacaagatttaaacaaaCAATCAGGGCATGAAAGCTTGGCACGACTAGAACAGGATTAGTTAGGACAGTAGTGAAACGGACGGTAACCAAGACACACTGACAGAGAAGCAAAGATAGAGAGAAGCATAAGTAGTGGAGGAATCAATGtaaaaacaagagacaggtgtgtgTGGGGAGAGCTGGGGCACTAATTAGAATGAGGTGCAGCTGTGATGGCCGAGTGAGTGGAACagacaaccacacacacaaaaaaaacctgaTGATCAAACCAGAGTCCTGACACTATGctcaatttatacagtgaaggctatccagtgttttttacatttgattactgaTACTTGTCTATAATACAgttttacatatatattagtTAGGCAAGTAGTTTTAGCTATGGCATCGAAATTTGAATAGAGATTTGTGAATGTTCACTGGTATCTAAAATTAACTGGTTTCATGGCCGATAAAAATATTTATGGCTGGTAAATTTTCTTAAGTCACTGCCCATTGGCAGGTGTGGCAAAAAGTTAGTTTTAGGCCCTGCTCAGCAATTGCAATTGCATAACAATGCCTTAACTACCACCTAGGAATGCCTTGGTATTTGCATAGCAATGTGCGAAAAACCACTAAAACAATGTCTTAGCAAAGCACACAGCAACGTCCCAGAAATCATTCCCAAACAATTCAGCATCATGGCAGAGGCTTTTTATGAGAAAACACAAGCCCAGCAAAATCTAGAATTACTTTAAAAGCACGTCCTTTATGCTTATATCCAGAGTAATCTCTCGCCGTTATCGGGGTCCATCGATGTGAACAACACACCTGAGGCACCCGCTGAGACTACGGATATCCACCGTGAACCGATCAACACAGCAATGGATGAAGATGGCCCTGCTTCGCTGAGTTACATGAGGTAACCACGTCAGAAATATGCATCAGGCATAGTTATCATTCCACGGGTCTGATCCATGAATCACTTTCTGTTTCTCGTTAAACTCCTTTCTCATCAAGAAAGAATGTGTGACCCCTTAAGGgctaaaataatgaaaacatgAGAAAATATGAGAGCTATTTAGAGTAAGGGTGCAACTATTAAATCctggttttagttttttacattcaaatgaCTAAACTCTTGTCTTTCATACTTCTTCTCAGTGACAGTCTTTTGTCATGTGGCACTACTTCTAATTTAATGGAGGAGATCTTCAGCGGGACGCAGTGGGCTCAGTTTCTCTCAGTTAACCAATCAAACAAGCCACAAAGTAATACCGCCCAATCACGTGAAGAAGAACGGCACAGTAAATTGACTCGCAACAACACAACCGATTCCCATTTAGGTATGACTAAACCTTCGCTCTCTGAGAGTTTTGCCTCCGATACACCTGTTTACAACCAAAGGGAGATGTCCCAGATGAGTGTTCCTTCATCGCATTTTACTGATCTCACCACAAATCCATTACATACTTCTGGCCCGTGTACAAACAGTGAGCAATCAAACGAACAATCGCACTTTTCCCAGCTTGATCCAAACGAATCAAAAGCAACTGAGCAGAACGATCCTCGATTGATGTCTAGTCAAGTGTCTGACCCCAGCCAAGGTGGGACGGAGGATTACATACCTCTCTTGGACCTTTCATATATTAAGGTGAAAGTATATTCATTAAGAAGCAATATTGATTTATTGTGTTGTTAGTAATTGGCAACATGTTCGAATATTTGTTCATTCTGTCTTATTTTATCCCCTTCTTTTCTCTCAGCCAATGGACAGATCGTCCATAAAATCCCAGGGATCCCTGAGCCGTAAAAGAGAGCATTGGACGAAAAGGAGAGATCTATTTGAACATACAGCACAGGACATGGAGGACGAGGACCACAGCACTCAGGGCTCTTTTGTGGCCGCAGGGACTTCAGACTCACCGACGTCTTCACTCAACTCGCTGATGGACACCATCTCAGAGTCTTCTGTCTCTCTGGAGACTGCAGTCAAGAAGGTATAAGATTTACTATATGCCAGAAGAAAATATGCATTTAAGCCAGTTTTAAAGTGCTACTATTATCCTACTTAAATTTCCTAATATTGTTTTTGTTGGTCATGGTCTACATGCATCCaaggtaaaaacaaacaaacataattttgtCTTAATATACAGTGTAGCATTGAGTCTTTTCTCACAGTGTCTGAAACGGTTTGATCAAggaatcagtctctctaaacccctcctttccaagagtctactctgctctgattggtcaggtgATCCAGTCTGTGGTGATTGGTCtactttgctctgattggtcagatggtccagtctgttgtgattggtgtactttgctctgattggtcaggtgatccagtctgttgtgattggtgtactttgctctgattggtcagatggtccaggCCTCTTCCTTTGGAAGTGCATGCAAACAAACAGCTATTCACTGCATGAAAgattaaaaaaagctaaataaattatatataaccTCAGTATTATGAATATTAGGTTGAGTTTtagatcagtttttttttattcaacacAGACAAATGATTTAACCCTTGGTTAAAATTTTGGgtgtgaacattatttattacgGACTACAGATGCACGTGTTATTATGTTGAGATAGTTGTGGCTTTAGTGCCATTATTGAATTTATTGTTGGGTGGTGCTGAATTTTTAGCTTGTCTTGTGACACAGGCTGCTACGATGTGAGTCACTCCACAAATTCTTTGGCAGATTCTGTAGGTCATACTGAGGAACATCAGGAACGATCCTCGATACTTTCAATAAGCAGGCACGTTACCAGTAATGCTTTAAACAAACGagtacatttattcagcaaggatgcattaaattgataaaaagaaataataaatataacattaaaaaatgtttctatttcaatttttttttctgttcatcaaagaattataaaaaaaagatatatatatataatggtttcctaaaaaaaaaaaattaagcagcacaaatgtTAATACATAATTGAtgagtaagggataatgtacacctcTGCTTcccgtcggggtcctgatcactctgtcaggGTTTATTCTTCGATAACAACCGGccgggtgtacattatcccgcttattacacggctactagtctcaaataaataattattagacacaaaattgtcttgagattaaatattttattagctcttacgcaaagcttccgcgaagaaaaacagttccaacctgcctttattgctgaagatttgccatatgctaaatgttgaaaatgaatgctgaaagggtcagttcacccaaaaatgaaaccaagcctatggtttactcaccctcaagttatcgtaggtgtatatgacattcttctttcagacaaatacaatcagagttaacgttatatttaaaaagtccaggctaacgttaatccaagcagtagttgtagttgtgtttgaagtccataaaaaatgcagctgtctgtCAAAtgacgtgctccacacgactccgatgggttaatagagccttctgattcgaatcgatgcgtttgtgtaagaaaaatatccatatttaaaactttattggaaacctgccttgaagtcttccattgtaacccctcggctgtttaagccacatgATGGCggcagcgttaagcatagaagtagtaccggtctaGATAACTcatagtacccgtatgagcgggtgttatctggaaataacataccactggaatgcgcgattgaccaatcagaatcaagtatttcacagagccgtgtaataataataattaacaacTTTGATAACAATTATTTATGGTCATTTCAGAGCTCGACAGCCTTTGTTGAATATCATTATTTTGAAGAGAGTGGCGCAGATGTCTTCAGAAATGCAcatttagtgttttttggagAAGAAAGTCATAGGTTTATAGTGACATGAGAGTATACTGATGATGAGATGACAATCTTCAACTATCaagtcaactatccctttaagtttagTTAATAGTGAAGAACATAGTCCAGCATATGAACAGGCCTGAAACAGCTGGTCTTTTCAGAAGGCGATTCAGTTTATGTATTCATCATACACACATTATATAACATAACATTTGTAATAATAGTGTCCACAATTACaatcatgtctttctttctatcTCATCTCCCAGAGGAGGATGGAAGATACCCGGCGTGTGCGATTCTCTGAGGAGGTCATCATCTTACCGCACAGCTACTTGCCAGAGTATGATGAcaatgatgaagatgatgatgataatgaatGCCCAGAGGAACCTTCTCCCCGGTCTTCATACCCTAAGTGGATTGTGTCTTTTAAATCCAGAAGTGCAAAATACAAATTTTAAGCAGCTGACTCCACACCTGAAATTCTGCAGCTCACATAATAACAGACAATTATCATTAATACACTCTCAGACAAAATGCTTTTCTCTGTAGGGGAGTgcccttaaaaggacaactttgcaAATTAGTGCCTTAGAGTGTATTATGAAaacaaaaatcattttaatgagATTGGGATATGCATGCCAGTGCCATATTGAAATGCCATTAAAGtaaaagttcacccaaaaatgaaataatttactcacccttatgttgttccaaacctgtatgagtttctttcttctggtgaacacaaaagaagatattttgaagaatgtttgtaaccaagcagatagagaaaccattgactaccatagtagggaaacaaatactatggtagtcaatggttgctgtgtctgcttggttacaaacattcttacaaatatcttgttttgtgttcagcagaagaaagaaactcatacaggtttggaacaacatgagggagagtaagtcatgacagatttttcatttttgggtgaactatccctttaaataaaatgtaaaaacaaaaatgaagcATAGTAAAATAGCAATAGAAAGGGAAGTCAATGTGTAAAGATGCACGATTCATTTTATAAGATTAACATCACATACAATCTTGAAGTCAACAGAATGAAAGTTTAGACTCATAGTACACACTAAACACAAAATATCAATGAATACTGAATGCACTTTTAGCTTCTGAaaggaattatatatatatatatattttttctacattaattttacATGCTGAAAGATTATCTGTAACTTAATGAATTCTTTGTCATTTCATTTGCTACTGCTCAACTATTGTTAATGTATTGTACAGCAGGCAACAAGTGTCCAGCAAACATGGAAACTCCTTCAATActgtttaaagctaaaataaaataaaaagaaacaaCACGTTTTGATTGTTTAATATTTTGGGTCTTCTACGCAACTCTCACATGGTATTTCATGATAGTTTCAACTTGATTATTACTCTAAACTGCGTAAAATGTAAGAATAAAGAATGAGCAGGTGTCTACAGACATTTGACTGgtatacactgtaaacatttattttaaaaataagttattggtttccttaaaattttgagttcattgaaataaacaatttgagttaatacaatgaacatttttgagaatcgacaacctttattcaaatattattaaaagatattgtaagcatattgcataattgtgtttgtttatttgtgaaGATGCAGTGAGGCATGCCAAATCGTTCTGTTttaatgatttatcacattttttatgtggttcagatacaataatatattgagtttctatttattaaaccaatttccttcattgtatcaactcattttttattttattttaaaaaactcaaaattttaaggcaaccaggttacttacttttttaagttaaaccaacaatattttttacagtgtatgtataGATGTGTTTTCTAAGGGTTTGAGTAAACAGTGTCTTTATTGCAATTCATTAACAGCCCCGAAGGTTCAAAGACTTAAAATGAGCTCAGATATATTTATACTATTATACTTGAAGAAACTGCAAATGAGGAAAAATCTCGAAATAAGTAGTATAATTATTTGAAAGTTGCATGGGTTTGTCGGGGCGCGTGACTCACTCCTGTCGTCCAATAGAAAAGGTCCCTGAGTCATTTGAGCTCTTCTCCAGACCTTTGATTGACACCTGGCTGCCCTGGTAGAGTCGTTTTTTCCCCGACTCCTCCGACACAATGCCAGATACCTGTCATGAAGAGGACAGAAAGATAAGGCGTCGCTCTGCTTTACCTCTGCATGCGTATATAAGTGAACTCAAGTCAGAGGAACAATCAGGCACCTCTTCAAATTTCTTCGCTTTGTACTCGTCCGCCCCTTTGAGAAAGTTGAGAAGGATGATGTCACAGAACACCGTAGCCTGAAAAAATATACAACACTCTTATAAGCATGTGCCTCCACGCGTGTTTCTGCCAGCATCATTCTTTGCATCTCAAAATGATCTTACCAATCCCACTGAAGTGAAAGCTGCGACCAAATTAATCAGAAATGGCACAGCGTCAAACTTTCCCGCCTGCAAATAGATACGCAAAGTTAGACACACACAAGCCCATATATAGCGTATAGGGCCATACAATCTACCTACATTGCCAGACACTATTATTTCAAAGCGGATGGCATAAGCTTTATAAAGCGTTCGATACTCGGTTCCATCTTTGGACTGATAGTATTTAGCAAACCTGAAAGAGACAAAAACAAGATACGGTTAAAGAAAAGCCAGAATAGTTAATGATTAGACCGAAATCCCCCCTTAACCCGTGGTCATTATCAGTTAGTGTGCTACAGTTCACTTAAAGGAATGGGTGAATTCGGACAGTCGTTGTGTGTACACACCGGCTGTACACACGTTATTGCGGTGCGATGTGCTTGAATAAATGCACGcgataacgtccactatggtgtcaGACACCAacacaaatggctgtcccctcaaataaagGCCTGTTTGAGGGTATAAAGGGTGATTTCGGATTTAGCCTCTGTGTGTTCACGTGCTACCTGAAGTTATATCCTTTAGAGGCGGCGCTGTGCTCAAAAGGAGCATCCAGGCGTGTGAAGAAGTACTTGGGATTGCAGTTCTCCACACTGTAGTCAAGATTACACTTCCAGTTGATGTTAATTCCAATCTCTCCAccctgtcacacacacaaaaaaacagaacaagacAAAAAGAAAACAGAGTAGTAGGATTAGTGAAAAGCAGATTACACATTAAAACAACTCTCAGAAAATGAGTAAGAAAAGGTGGGTTATAAACTTgaacagaattgtgagatataggcccagtttcacagacaggccGTAGATTAAGGCAGGATTAGGCCATTTAAGAAGCTTTTGTAAACGTGCCTcaggaaaagaagaaaaaaagaaaaacataactGGTGAGTATCTTGAGGCAAACAACGGCACTTTGATGTTTTAAGATCGTTCAGTGCAAGTCACTTTCagtataaattttttttaaagggggggtgaaatgctgtttcatgcatactgagctttttacactgttaaagacttggattcacatcctaaacatagacaaagtttcaaaaactaatgttggacgtttgatggagtatttctgtgttaaaaatactccttccggtttctcacaagtttcggagagtttttttcgagtatgggtcggcttgacgttaatagattgGAAGGTTCTTGaatgggccgtatgggctcttctcccggtagggtgtgcgcgcgcgtgactagagcgagagaggaaatgcacgcccataaacactcaggtgcagatccagtcgatacAGGCGcggcgctccactttattcctatgggtgacttcaacgcttcagcacagcattccgggaaggcagcgctgcatttgaaccgatttgaacgcagaaatgacgggaagcttcacaacatcgcttcagtcgcgacgcaaaagtggatctccaccgttcactgctgtcacaggacttcaccaaatcataccaaagaagtgtgtttttgacggagcggtcccagcgataaaggttcggtcctgctttggaagcagccggtgagtaaaactgcttcaaatgtctgtgctgttggctcgtcgcgtgagtaaacatcagtaaacgacacgatcgcgtgcttcgtcattcaaatgcgctaacggactctattgttgttctatgtataacgttacactagtctgacgtgcaaaaccgttttgcttgctactgctaaggtttggtcacatacaatagtctataaaccaaatcatgtcctcataaactgcgagtaaagacacacaaaggccagtaaaaacagtacataccacagagacggacatcctgctgttgccatttctcctgttcaatttatttcagcctccgaatgattctggatcattatctataTTAGCtgagccatgagtttctccacgcttgaggacgtcaccgctttgcgcgcttgtcattctttagctccgcccacacgatacgcctccaggcgctcgtttttttccggaaagactcggtacagcccatatttcttttataaatataataatactaaagacttttcggagatatgcaggatgcgatactactctataggtactcaagattgacatgagattgactgaaactgagtgcttCTTCtggtgaacacaaaagaaggtattttgaagaatgtttgtaaccaagcagatagagaaaccattgactaccatagtagggaaacaaatactatggtagtcaatggttgctgtgtctgcttggttacaaacattcttacaaatatcttgttttgtgttcagcagaagaaagaaactcatacaggtttggaacaacatgagggagacTAAGtcatgacagatttttcatttttgggtgaactatccctttaaataaaatgtaaaaacaaaaatgaagcATAGTAAAATAGCAATAGAAAGGGAAGTCAATGTGTAAAGATGCACGATTCATTTTATAAGATTAACATCACATACAATCTTGAAGTCAACAGAATGAAAGTTTAGACTAATAGTACACACTAAACACAAAATATCAATGAATACTGAATGCACTTTTAGCTTCTGAaaggaattatatatatatattttttctacattaattttacATGCTGAAAGATTATCTGTAACTTAATGAATTCTTTGTCATTTCATTTGCTACTGCTCTACTATTGTTAATGTATTGTACAGCAGCCAACAAGTGTCCAGCAAACATGGAAACTCCTTCAATActgtt from Pseudorasbora parva isolate DD20220531a chromosome 11, ASM2467924v1, whole genome shotgun sequence harbors:
- the zgc:113229 gene encoding uncharacterized protein zgc:113229, with product MCAHVVTHSPMAELNPVSDTHALLESMLQKLRLNAENNGSSLADMQTRSPSRTVEDSSKTVYQFGFSSKNKEHDGNTSVWNNWENSWTQQSSHFGGASTPKQHVKRISKHNSGFSTKPKRPPLIFGEQKHFVAERTDDVTFCVGDDQMPRPEKMQQFSLEGETSSNVPPFSKSDAFQNPPDLLAPTLISSSSSSVVEKPEVKGQSGTWSWVAVNEKIEGTRLHEQSGKTTKTSRKKWGEAKRWAQNVKERWRERHRSTLTRQRDDGERPAQNEVQSNLSPLSGSIDVNNTPEAPAETTDIHREPINTAMDEDGPASLSYMSDSLLSCGTTSNLMEEIFSGTQWAQFLSVNQSNKPQSNTAQSREEERHSKLTRNNTTDSHLGMTKPSLSESFASDTPVYNQREMSQMSVPSSHFTDLTTNPLHTSGPCTNSEQSNEQSHFSQLDPNESKATEQNDPRLMSSQVSDPSQGGTEDYIPLLDLSYIKPMDRSSIKSQGSLSRKREHWTKRRDLFEHTAQDMEDEDHSTQGSFVAAGTSDSPTSSLNSLMDTISESSVSLETAVKKRRMEDTRRVRFSEEVIILPHSYLPEYDDNDEDDDDNECPEEPSPRSSYPKWIVSFKSRSAKYKF